Genomic window (Streptomyces sp. TG1A-60):
GGCCGGGTCGGTCAGGTCGTCCGCGGGGACGTAGATCGCCTGCATCGAGGTGATCGAGTGACCACGGGTCGAGGTGATGCGCTCCTGGAGGAGACCCATCTCGTCGGCCAGGTTCGGCTGGTAGCCCACCGCGGAGGGCATACGGCCGAGCAGGGTCGACACCTCGGAACCGGCCTGGGTGAAGCGGAAGATGTTGTCGATGAAGAACAGCACGTCCTGCTTCTGCACATCGCGGAAGTACTCCGCCATGGTCAGACCGGCGAGGGCCACGCGCAGACGGGTGCCCGGGGGCTCGTCCATCTGGCCGAAGACCAGCGCGGTCTTGTCGATGACGCCGGACTCCGACATCTCCTCGATGAGGTCGTTGCCCTCACGGGTGCGCTCACCGACACCGGCGAACACCGACACACCGTCGTGGTTGTTGGCGACGCGGTAGATCATCTCCTGGATGAGCACCGTCTTGCCGACGCCGGCACCGCCGAACAGACCGATCTTTCCACCCTTGACGTACGGGGTGAGAAGGTCGATGACCTTGACGCCGGTCTCGAACATCTCGGTCTTCGACTCGAGTTCGTCGAAGTTCGGGGCCTTGCGGTGGATGGTCCAGCGCTCGCCCTCGTAGGTCTCGTCGACGTTCAGCACCTCACCGAGGGTGTTGAACACCTTGCCCTTGGTGAAGTCGCCGACCGGGACGGTGATCCCCGTGCCGGTGTCGGTGACCGGGGCCTGGCGGACCAGGCCGTCGGTGGGCTGCATGGAGATGGTGCGGACCAGGCCGTCACCCAGGTGCTGGGCGACCTCCAGGGTCAGGACCTTCTTCTCGCCGGCGTTGGCCGGGTCGGCCACCTCGACGTGCAGGGCGTTGTAGATCTCGGGCATCGCGTCGACGGGGAACTCCACGTCGACGACCGGGCCGATGACCCGGGCGACGCGGCCCGTGGCAACGGCCGTCTCAGAAGTCGTCGTCATTACTTGTCACTCCCCGCGGTCGCGTCGGAAAGGGCTGCGGAGCCACCGACGATCTCGCTGATTTCCTGGGTGATTTCGGCCTGGCGGGCCGCGTTGGCAAGGCGGGAGAGCGTGTTGATCAGCTCGCCCGCGTTGTCGGTCGCCGACTTCATCGCGCGGCGGGTGGCGGCGTGCTTGGAGGCAGCCGACTGCAGCAGCGCGTTGTAGATACGGCTCTCGACATAGCGCGGCAGCAGGGCGTCGAGGACGTCCTCCGCCGACGGCTCGAAGTCGTACAGCGGAAGGATCTCGTCCTTGGGCGCCTCTTCCGCGACCTGTTCGAGGCTGAGCGGCAGCAGCCGCGCGTCGAGCGCCTGCTGCGTCATCATCGAGACGAACTCGGTGTAGACGATGTGGAGTTCGTCCACCCCGCCGTCCGCCGTGTCCGTCTCGATGGCCTCGATCAGCGGGGCCGCGACCTTCTTGGCGTCCGCGTACGTGGGCTCGTCGGTGAAGCCCGTCCACTGGTCCGCGATCGTGCGCTCACGGAAGTTGTAGTGGGCGACACCGCGGCGGCCGACGATGTACGTGTCGACCTGCTGGCCCTCGGCCTCGAGCCGCGCCGTCAGCTGCTCCGCGGCCTTGATGGCGTTGGAGTTGAAGGCACCGGCCAGACCTCGGTCACTGGTCAGCAGCAGCACCGCGGAACGCGTGACCGTCTCGGCCTGCGTGGTCAGCGGGTGCTTGGTGTCCGAACCAGTGCCGACCGCCGTGACCGCGCGGATGAGCTCGGTCGCGTACGGCGTGGAGGCCGCCACCTTGCGCTGCGCCTTGACGACGCGCGAGGCGGCGATCATCTCCATCGCCTTGGTGATCTTCTTGGTCGCGGTGACGGATCGGATGCGACGCTTGTAGACCCGGAGCTGAGCTCCCATGAGTCAGGTCCCTTCCTTACGTCACTTGGAGACGTTGACGGCCGGAGCGTCCTCGCCGAGCAGCTTGCCGTCCGCGGTCTCGAACTGCTTCTTGAAGTCGGCGATCGCGTCGGCCATGGCGGTCAGCGTGTCGTCCGAGAGCTTGCCGCCCTCCCTGATGGAGGTCATGAGGCCCTGCTCCTTGCGGTGCAGGTACTCCAGCAGCTCCCTCTCGAAGCGGCGGATGTCGGCGACCGGCACCTCGTCCATCTTGCCGGTGGTGCCGGCCCACACGGAGACGACCTGGTCCTCGGTGGACATCGGCTCGTACTGGGCCTGCTTCAGCAGCTCGACCATGCGCTGGCCGCGCTCCAGCTGGGACTTCGACGCGGCGTCCAGGTCGGAACCGAAAGCGGCGAACGCCTCCAGCTCACGGAACTGGGCGAGGTCCACGCGCAGACGGCCGGAGACCTGCTTCATCGCCTTGTGCTGGGCGGAACCACCGACTCGGGAGACGGAGATACCGACGTTCAGCGCGGGGCGCTGACCGGCGTTGAAGAGGTCCGACTCCAGGAAGCACTGGCCGTCGGTGATGGAGATGACGTTGGTCGGGATGAAGGCCGAGACGTCGTTGGCCTTGGTCTCGACGATCGGCAGACCCGTCATCGAGCCCTTGCCCTCTTCGTCGGAGAGCTTGGCGCAGCGCTCCAGCAGACGGGAGTGCAGGTAGAAGACGTCACCCGGGTAGGCTTCACGGCCCGGCGGGCGGCGCAGCAGCAGGGACACGGCGCGGTAGGCGTCGGCCTGCTTCGAGAGGTCGTCGAAGATGATGAGGACGTGCTTGCCCTCGTACATCCACTGCTGGCCGATGGCCGAACCGGTGTACGGCGCCAGGTACTTGAAGCCGGCCGGGTCGGACGCCGGGGCGGCGACGATGGTCGTGTACTCCAGCGCGCCGTTCTCCTCCAGCGCGCCGCGGACCGACGCGATGGTCGAGCCCTTCTGACCGATGGCGACGTAGATGCAGCGGACCTGCTTGTTCACGTCGCCCGAGCGCCAGTTGTCGCGCTGGTTGATGATCGTGTCGACGGCCAGGGCGGTCTTGCCGGTCTGGCGGTCACCGATGATCAGCTGACGCTGACCACGGCCGATCGGGGTCATCGCGTCGACGGCCTTGTAGCCGGTCTCCATCGGCTCGTGCACCGACTTGCGCTGCATGACCGTGGGGGCCTGCAGTTCGAGGGCGCGGCGGCCGGTGGTCTCGATCTCGCCGAGGCCGTCGATCGGGTTGCCGAGCGGGTCGACGACACGGCCGAGGTAGCCCTCGCCCACGGCGACCGACAGGACCTCGCCGGTACGGGTGACCGGCTGACCCTCCTCGACGCCGCTGAACTCACCGAGGATGACGCAGCCGATCTCGCGCTCCTCCAGGTTGAGCGCGAGGCCGAGGGTGCCGTCCTCGAACTTCAGCAGTTCGTTGGCCATGGCCGAGGGCAGACCCTCGACCTTCGCGATGCCGTCGCCGGCAAGGGTGACCGTACCGACCTCCTCGCGCGAGGCCGCGTCCGGCTTGTACGACTGGACGAAGTTCTCCAGCGCGTCCCGGATCTCCTCCGGCCGGATCGTGAGCTCCGCCATCTGGGTTCCCTGCTCTCCTTGTTGGGCCCGAAGTTTCGGTGGGGGTCTGGGGGCGACCCCCAGGAATCCTCTGCACGGCCCAACCGGGCCGTAGGTACACGTACTGCTTGTGAAGTTGTCAGCTCGCCATGCGGCGGCCGGCGTCCTCGAGCCGGTCCGCGATCGAGCCGTTGATGATCTCGTCGCCGACCTGCACCCGGATCCCGCCGAGGACCTCGGGGTCCACGTCGAGGTTGAGGTGCATGGCCCGGCCGTAGAGCTTCGCCAGGGCGGCGCCGAGGCGCTGCTTCTGCGGTTCGCTCAGCGGGACCGCCGAGGTGACGACGGCGACCATACGGTTCCGGCGCTCGGCGGCGAGCTTGGACAGGGACTCCAGTCCCGCCTCCAGGCTACGTCCACGCGGCGCGGACACGAGGCGCGTCACCAGACGCTCGGTGGTGGCCTGGGCGCGACCGCCGAGCAGGCTGTGCAGCAGCTCGCCCTTGGCGGACGTGCTCGCGGCACGGTCGGTCAGCGCGGACCGCAGCCCGGTGTTCGAGGAGACGATCCGGCCGAACCGGAACAGCTCGTCCTCGACGTCGTCGAGCGTGCCGGACTTCTGCGCGTCGGTGAGGTCGGCCAGGTCGGCCAGCTCCTCCAGCGCGTCCACCAGGTCGCGAGCCTGCGACCAACGGGAACGCACCAGGCCCGCAACCAGGTCGGCGGTCGTCCCGCTGACCTGGCCGCCGAGGAGGCGGCCGACCAGTTCGGCCTTGGCCTCACCGGCCTGCGCCGGGTCGGTGAGGACCCGACGCAGCGACACCTCGCGGTGGAGGAGCGCGGTGACGGCGGCCAGCTCGCCGGCGAGCGAGCCCGCGTCCACGGACGTGGAGTCCGTCAGCGCGTCGAGACGCTCACGTGCGGCTGCCAGGGCCTCGCGGCTCGCTCCGTTCATCGCGTCGCCTCGGCCTTCTCGGCGGCGTCGTCGAGCCCGTCGAGGAAGCGGTCGATGACACGGCTCTGCCGGGCGTGGTCCTCGAGG
Coding sequences:
- the atpD gene encoding F0F1 ATP synthase subunit beta — encoded protein: MTTTSETAVATGRVARVIGPVVDVEFPVDAMPEIYNALHVEVADPANAGEKKVLTLEVAQHLGDGLVRTISMQPTDGLVRQAPVTDTGTGITVPVGDFTKGKVFNTLGEVLNVDETYEGERWTIHRKAPNFDELESKTEMFETGVKVIDLLTPYVKGGKIGLFGGAGVGKTVLIQEMIYRVANNHDGVSVFAGVGERTREGNDLIEEMSESGVIDKTALVFGQMDEPPGTRLRVALAGLTMAEYFRDVQKQDVLFFIDNIFRFTQAGSEVSTLLGRMPSAVGYQPNLADEMGLLQERITSTRGHSITSMQAIYVPADDLTDPAPATTFAHLDATTVLSRPISEKGIYPAVDPLDSTSRILDPRYIAADHYTAAMRVKSILQKYKDLQDIIAILGIDELGEEDKLVVHRARRVERFLSQNTHVAKQFTGVDGSDVPLDESIAAFNSIIDGEYDHFPEQAFFMCGGIEDLKKNAKELGVS
- a CDS encoding F0F1 ATP synthase subunit gamma, with protein sequence MGAQLRVYKRRIRSVTATKKITKAMEMIAASRVVKAQRKVAASTPYATELIRAVTAVGTGSDTKHPLTTQAETVTRSAVLLLTSDRGLAGAFNSNAIKAAEQLTARLEAEGQQVDTYIVGRRGVAHYNFRERTIADQWTGFTDEPTYADAKKVAAPLIEAIETDTADGGVDELHIVYTEFVSMMTQQALDARLLPLSLEQVAEEAPKDEILPLYDFEPSAEDVLDALLPRYVESRIYNALLQSAASKHAATRRAMKSATDNAGELINTLSRLANAARQAEITQEISEIVGGSAALSDATAGSDK
- the atpA gene encoding F0F1 ATP synthase subunit alpha → MAELTIRPEEIRDALENFVQSYKPDAASREEVGTVTLAGDGIAKVEGLPSAMANELLKFEDGTLGLALNLEEREIGCVILGEFSGVEEGQPVTRTGEVLSVAVGEGYLGRVVDPLGNPIDGLGEIETTGRRALELQAPTVMQRKSVHEPMETGYKAVDAMTPIGRGQRQLIIGDRQTGKTALAVDTIINQRDNWRSGDVNKQVRCIYVAIGQKGSTIASVRGALEENGALEYTTIVAAPASDPAGFKYLAPYTGSAIGQQWMYEGKHVLIIFDDLSKQADAYRAVSLLLRRPPGREAYPGDVFYLHSRLLERCAKLSDEEGKGSMTGLPIVETKANDVSAFIPTNVISITDGQCFLESDLFNAGQRPALNVGISVSRVGGSAQHKAMKQVSGRLRVDLAQFRELEAFAAFGSDLDAASKSQLERGQRMVELLKQAQYEPMSTEDQVVSVWAGTTGKMDEVPVADIRRFERELLEYLHRKEQGLMTSIREGGKLSDDTLTAMADAIADFKKQFETADGKLLGEDAPAVNVSK
- a CDS encoding F0F1 ATP synthase subunit delta, giving the protein MNGASREALAAARERLDALTDSTSVDAGSLAGELAAVTALLHREVSLRRVLTDPAQAGEAKAELVGRLLGGQVSGTTADLVAGLVRSRWSQARDLVDALEELADLADLTDAQKSGTLDDVEDELFRFGRIVSSNTGLRSALTDRAASTSAKGELLHSLLGGRAQATTERLVTRLVSAPRGRSLEAGLESLSKLAAERRNRMVAVVTSAVPLSEPQKQRLGAALAKLYGRAMHLNLDVDPEVLGGIRVQVGDEIINGSIADRLEDAGRRMAS